The following DNA comes from Pseudomonadota bacterium.
TCGATGCCTCATCGCCGGACTTCGACTCCATGGAAAGCCTGACTCGCTGCCCCTCGTGCATCGAGAGCTTGTGCAGCGGTCTCAGCACGCCGTTCTCGTAAATCGCATCGATCGTTTCTCTCATCACGTCCTCCTGACTAGAGGATATCACGATAAGGACCATTTCGCCTTCCCGCCGCCCGGTTTCTTCATCCTGGTAGCCCCGAGCCCACGGACCCGCGGCCACCAGGGTCGCGGCCAGGATTCCTCCTTCGGAGGAGAAGCCCTTCGGGCTGTCGCAACGAGAAGCCCATAGGGCTTGGCAATCCTGGCCGCGCTCCTCGTGGGCGCGGCTTGCCTCGCTCGGACAGGGCTCATCGTCGGTCCTCCGTGTTCGGCGTGCCCGGCGCGAGGTCGTCCCGCGGGCGCCCGGCGAGCCACTCCGCAAAGCGGGGGAGGCCGTCCTCGATGGTGGTCTCGGGCCGATATCCCAGCGCACGGGTCGTGTCGCCGATATCGGCGTGGGTCTCGAGCACGTCGCCCGGCTGCATGGGGAGGTACCGCTTGACCGCCTTTCGGCCGAGACAACTCTCGAGCACCTCGATGAAGCGCCCGAGGGTCACGGGCTTGTCGTTCCCGATTGTTGTACAGCCTATAGGGGGCGCGGCTGCACCCGGGATCCTCGACCGGGACGTGGTCGAGCGCGGCGATCACGCCTTCGACGACGTCGTCGATGTACGTGAAGTCGCGCCGCATCTCGCCGTTATTGAAGACGTCGATGGGCCGGCCGTCGAGGATCGCTTGGGCGAAGGAGAAGTACGCCATGTCCGGCCTTCCCCAGGGTCCGTACACCGTGAAGAAGCGCAGCCCGGTGGTCGGGAGGCCGAAGAGGTGGCTGTACGCGTGCGCCATGAGCTCGTTCGACTTCTTCGTCGCCGCGTAGAGGCTAATGGGGTGATCCGTGCTGCTATGTACCGAGAACGGGACGTCCGTGTTCGCGCCGTAGACGGAGCTCGAGGAGGCGTACACGAGGTGCTCGATCCCGGCGCCCCGGCACAGCTCGAGCACGTTGGCGAAGCCGACGAGGTTGCTGGACACGTAGGCCGAGGGGTTGGAGATCGAATACCGAACTCCGGCCTGGGCCGCGAGGTGGAGCACCCGCGCCGGGGCGGCCGAGCGAAAGGATTTTTCGAACGCCGCGGTGTCGGAGATGTCGACTTTGTCGAAGGAAAATTTCGGATGTTCCCGCAGCAGAGACAGGCGGTCGTGCTTGAGGCGGACGTCGTAGTAGTCGTTCAGGTTGTCGACGCCGCGGACCTCGCGGCCGAGCTCGAGCAGCCTCCTCGCACAGTGGAAGCCGATGAAGCCGGCCGCGCCCGTTACGATGATGCGCATCAAATAGTCATCAGGGGGTGGGGGCGGCCATGTTTCGTGCGGGGTATCCTCTCCGCGTTCATTTCAGCTGTGTGAAATCCTCGGTGCAAAAGCCGGCGTCCTTGAGAATGCGCGTCGCGAGGCCACGCCCGAGGTCGCAACCCGTATGGGTCGGCACGGTCACCGCGATCCGCCGCTCCTCGTGAAACAGCGTGAGATGGCTTCCGGACTGCCGGATTTCGGCGAACCCCTGCTTCTTCAGAAACGAGACGAGCTTCTTGGCTGTGATCTGCGGCATCCGGGTCATGCGGGCATGCCCACGGATATCTCCTCGACGTGAACGATGCGCTCGAACTGAGGGATCGCCTCGCCTTTATCGAGAAGCGCCGCCAGGTGCTGCTGGACCGCTTCTCGGATGTTCCGTTTCGCCTCCTCGACGGTCAGCCCGTTGCTGAAGCAGCCGGGAAGAGTCGGGCTGTATGCGAGGTACCCGACGCCGTCGGGCTCCTTCTCGATGACCACCTCGAAATTATAGAACTTCATCTCGTCATTCCTTTGCGCGGACGAGGCTGCGTTTCCGCGCCTTCGACATTGTAGCGCACGGTCCGCCGAAATACCCATTCAAATACCCATTCAATCGGGATCTACCCATTCACCTTCGTCCACCGCGCGGCTCACCGCCCGTGCCGGACCTCGTCCTTGAGCCGCTTCATGTGCCCGCGGCCGAGCGCCTTGACCTCGCAGCCGAGCTCGAAGTAGCGGCGGATCGTCGCGTCGGAGAGGATGCCGAAGCAGTCGACCACCGCGAGCGGCCCGCCGGCCCACTTGACGACGTCGTCCGGGTCGAGCGCGAGGTACTGCGCGTGCGGCACGGCGAGCACCAGAGCCTCGACGCCCTTCAGCGCGGCCTTGAGATCCTTGCCCACGCGCAGGTTCCTGAAGCCCTCCTGGTTGCGGAAGAACCGCTTCCGGGAGTGGCCCGGCGCCGGGTACGCGTCCTGGTCCTCCAGCTCGTACCAGTGCTCGACGTACGGGTCGTGGACGCGCAGCTCGGCGCCCATCTCGGCGAGCTTGCGCACGACGAGCTCGCTGCCGCTGTAGCGCGTGTCGCCCACGTCCTGGCGGTAGCTCGCGCCGCACAGGAGCACGTCCGCGCCCGCGATGTAGCGGCCCATGTTGCGCAGGCCGTCGCGGACCATCTCGGCCACGTGCAGCCCCCGCGTGTCGTTGATGTCGATGGCGGTCGGCGTGATGCGGAAGACCGCGTCCCCGTCCTCGAAGCCCAGGATGTGGCGGTACGCCCAGTAGCCGAGGCCGCCGTCCTTGGGCAGGCAGTAGCCGCCGATGCCCGGGCCCGGGAAGAT
Coding sequences within:
- a CDS encoding type II toxin-antitoxin system HicB family antitoxin, producing MKFYNFEVVIEKEPDGVGYLAYSPTLPGCFSNGLTVEEAKRNIREAVQQHLAALLDKGEAIPQFERIVHVEEISVGMPA
- a CDS encoding type II toxin-antitoxin system HicA family toxin; translated protein: MTRMPQITAKKLVSFLKKQGFAEIRQSGSHLTLFHEERRIAVTVPTHTGCDLGRGLATRILKDAGFCTEDFTQLK
- a CDS encoding antitoxin family protein, whose translation is MRETIDAIYENGVLRPLHKLSMHEGQRVRLSMESKSGDEASTKAVYDFSDLAGCLRSSPRFSADPVATQRELRDEWR